In Zingiber officinale cultivar Zhangliang chromosome 1A, Zo_v1.1, whole genome shotgun sequence, a genomic segment contains:
- the LOC122013943 gene encoding alpha-humulene 10-hydroxylase-like produces MEANFLFSPFFITLFLGFSIAAVLLLLRRPTSGAHDKSHGQVLAPLPPGPPKLPLIGNIHQLAGANPHRTLRSLARTHGPLILLRLGQVDLVVASSVEAVEEIIKRHDLNFASRPTDLTFVNILTYDGLSVAMAAYGGYWKQMRKIYATELLNSRRVKSFAAIREDMIRKLTAEIAGKASAQTPLDLGAMVMSMSNAVVVRTAFGERCKQQAEFLQLVKESVSLVTSFAAADMYPSLKFLDTLTGLKSKLKRTRDKLDRVFDEIIAQRQAARAADHETTDQEDRIIDVLLRLKDEGGLEFPITTESIKAVVLEIFAGGTETSSTTIEWAMSELVKNPETMETAQREIREAMRGKNNLEESDISKFGYLKLVIKETLRLHPPGPLLLPRVCTNTCEVMGYRVPAGARVLINAFALARDESYWGADAESFKPERFENGSVDFRGFNLEYLPFGVGRRICPGMTFGLSAVEVGLAHLLFHFDWKLPHGMKTEDLDMMEISGTSAPRKTPLVVLADLAIPLP; encoded by the exons ATGGAAGCTAATTTCCTCTTCTCCCCTTTCTTCATCACCCTCTTCCTCGGCTTCTCCATAGCGGCAGTGCTACTACTGCTCAGGAGACCAACGAGTGGAGCTCATGACAAATCACATGGACAAGTCCTAGCTCCTCTGCCACCCGGCCCTCCCAAACTTCCCCTCATCGGAAACATCCACCAACTCGCCGGCGCCAACCCTCACCGTACTCTGCGCAGCCTCGCTCGGACTCACGGCCCGCTCATACTGCTCCGCCTCGGCCAGGTCGACTTGGTCGTCGCTTCGTCCGTGGAGGCCGTGGAGGAGATCATCAAGCGTCATGACCTCAACTTTGCCAGCCGGCCGACCGACTTGACCTTCGTCAACATACTGACCTACGACGGTCTCAGCGTCGCCATGGCCGCCTACGGCGGATATTGGAAGCAGATGAGGAAGATCTACGCCACGGAGCTGCTCAACTCCCGGCGCGTCAAGTCCTTCGCGGCCATCCGCGAGGATATGATCCGTAAGCTGACGGCGGAGATCGCCGGCAAGGCGTCGGCCCAAACGCCTCTCGATCTCGGCGCGATGGTGATGTCCATGAGCAACGCGGTGGTGGTGAGAACGGCGTTCGGTGAAAGGTGCAAACAACAAGCCGAGTTCTTGCAGCTGGTGAAGGAGTCGGTGAGCCTGGTGACCAGCTTCGCGGCGGCTGACATGTACCCGTCCCTCAAATTCTTGGACACTCTCACCGGATTGAAGTCCAAGTTAAAGCGTACTCGGGATAAGCTAGACAGAGTGTTCGATGAAATCATCGCACAGCGTCAGGCTGCACGAGCTGCTGATCATGAAACCACAGATCAGGAGGATCGAATCATCGACGTACTTCTCAGGCTTAAAGACGAAGGCGGATTAGAATTTCCCATCACAACCGAAAGCATCAAGGCCGTTGTCTTG GAAATATTTGCTGGAGGAACAGAGACATCATCGACCACGATCGAATGGGCCATGTCAGAGCTGGTGAAGAACCCTGAGACGATGGAGACGGCCCAGCGAGAGATAAGGGAGGCCATGCGAGGGAAGAATAATCTGGAAGAGAGCGACATATCCAAGTTTGGCTACCTCAAATTGGTCATCAAGGAGACGCTGAGGCTCCATCCTCCAGGCCCTCTGTTGCTCCCGAGAGTATGCACAAACACCTGCGAGGTCATGGGGTATCGAGTGCCGGCAGGAGCCCGAGTCCTGATCAATGCATTCGCGTTGGCAAGAGATGAGTCTTATTGGGGCGCCGACGCCGAAAGCTTCAAGCCGGAGAGATTTGAGAACGGCTCAGTCGACTTCAGGGGCTTCAACTTGGAATACTTGCCATTTGGCGTAGGTCGAAGGATATGCCCCGGCATGACCTTCGGGCTATCGGCGGTGGAAGTTGGGTTGGCTCACCTCCTCTTCCACTTCGACTGGAAGCTTCCCCATGGCATGAAGACGGAGGATTTGGACATGATGGAGATTTCCGGGACGAGCGCACCCAGGAAAACTCCTCTCGTTGTGCTTGCCGATCTCGCCATTCCTCTGCCATAG